One window from the genome of Amaranthus tricolor cultivar Red isolate AtriRed21 chromosome 9, ASM2621246v1, whole genome shotgun sequence encodes:
- the LOC130824457 gene encoding 15-cis-phytoene desaturase, chloroplastic/chromoplastic, whose protein sequence is MIISTSISTTTINTHSLHQYLHHRRRHYCLLPKSTLSIPSTPSTSTLNNPKTAIIIGGGLAGLSAATQLHSSNIPFVLLEASDNIGGRVRTDIVDGFILDRGFQIFITAYPEAQKLLDYSSLYLKKFYSGARVYFNGGFHTVADPLRHFSDSLGTLGNPIGTILDKLLIGLTRIKVLIKSNEEIFTSDEVPVIKLLKSSGFSDSIIDRFFRPFFGGIFFDRELETTSRLFDFIFKCLALGDNTLPANGIAEIPNQLASKLPSDCIRLNSRVTSIEIDDEKRINISLDNGEKLITEIGVILAVEQPEVEILLEGISKPVTSKPGRSTVCLYFTTDPDKIPTSDPVLFLNGSGRGIVNNMFFPTNVAPSYGPPDKALVSVSLIGSFDDVSDDDLIDRVIQELFEWFGKSVKDWKHLRTYRVRFAQPNQSPPTDLLKNPKIGSGFGLYLCGDYQTSATFDGAMVSGRRAVEALLEDIAVN, encoded by the coding sequence ATGATAATCTCAACCTCCATTTCCACCACCACCATTAACACTCACTCTCTCCATCAGTATCTCCATCATCGCCGCCGCCATTACTGTCTCCTTCCAAAATCCACCCTTTCAATCCCCTCTACACCTTCAACTTCTACTCTTAACAACCCCAAAACCGCCATCATCATCGGTGGCGGTCTTGCCGGCCTTTCTGCCGCCACTCAACTTCACTCCTCCAATATCCCTTTCGTACTTCTAGAAGCTTCTGATAACATCGGAGGTCGCGTCCGTACAGATATTGTTGATGGATTTATCCTCGATCGAGGTTTCCAAATCTTCATTACTGCTTATCCTGAAGCTCAGAAGCTTCTCGATTACTCTTCTTTATACCTCAAAAAATTCTATTCCGGAGCTCGTGTTTACTTCAATGGTGGATTTCACACTGTTGCTGATCCTCTCCGCCATTTTTCCGACTCACTTGGAACCCTAGGTAATCCAATCGGTACTATTCTTGATAAATTGCTTATTGGATTGACCAGAATAAAGgttttaattaaatcaaatgagGAAATTTTTACTTCTGATGAAGTTCCTGTGATTAAATTGCTGAAAAGTTCGGGATTTTCAGATTCAATTATTGATAGATTTTTTCGGCCATTTTTTGGCGGGATATTCTTCGATCGAGAGCTTGAAACAACATCAAGATTGTTCGATTTCATATTCAAATGTCTTGCATTAGGAGATAACACACTACCTGCAAACGGAATTGCTGAAATTCCTAATCAATTGGCTTCAAAATTACCTAGTGATTGTATTCGATTGAATTCTAGGGTTACATCCATTGAAATTGATGATGAAAAGAGGATAAATATAAGCTTAGATAATGGAGAGAAATTGATTACTGAAATTGGAGTCATCTTAGCAGTTGAACAACCAGAAGTAGAAATACTCTTAGAAGGAATATCCAAACCCGTTACTTCAAAACCGGGTCGTAGTACTGTTTGTTTGTATTTCACAACGGATCCGgataaaatcccaacttcagACCCGGTATTGTTCCTTAATGGATCGGGTCGTGGAATAGTTAACAATATGTTTTTCCCCACCAATGTGGCTCCGTCGTATGGCCCACCGGACAAGGCATTGGTATCAGTATCCTTGATTGGATCGTTCGATGATGTTTCCGATGATGATCTGATCGATCGGGTAATCCAGGAGCTGTTCGAATGGTTCGGAAAATCAGTTAAAGATTGGAAACACTTACGAACTTATCGAGTGAGGTTCGCTCAACCGAATCAGAGTCCGCCAACGGATCTGTTGAAGAACCCGAAGATTGGATCTGGATTCGGGTTGTATTTGTGTGGAGATTATCAAACTAGTGCTACTTTTGATGGAGCTATGGTTTCAGGTAGGAGAGCTGTCGAAGCATTGCTTGAAGATATAGCGGTTAATTAA
- the LOC130824460 gene encoding uncharacterized protein LOC130824460, whose product MDMNEKGFSYSNDFPSNDNFGDTALRLDCLGYGRSNGSQILNTSMTLDGGCRLLLGLGPTPRAYSEDKQTKGLSSSLFQGVSGDDDSILKLGLSGENRNLFGSLEFSSSTNTDLNSHLFTCQVSAADPKYTIPVADEGSTSAKQSGGYMSSLLLGPKSVCKLPPVQLWDAFDIGSKSPSEPSQFVSEPSNATSCTAGTISENSATLTSVENRPHNTKRCRFMGCTKGARGATGLCIGHGGGQRCQKPGCNKGAESRTAYCKSHGGGRRCQHLGCTKSAEGKTDYCIAHGGGHRCGYPGGCSKAARGKSGLCIRHGGGKRCKVEGCTRSAEGRAGLCISHGGGRRCQFLNCTKGAQGSTMFCKAHGGGKRCIFAGCTKGAEGSTPLCKGHGGGKRCMFEGGGICPKSVHGGTNFCVAHGGGKRCSVPGCTKSARGRTDCCVRHGGGKRCKVENCGKSAQGSTDFCKAHGGGKRCSWSLGKCDKFARGRSGLCAAHSSMVQDRENRRGIIAAGLFHGLVSTTSSTIASSLDNKNSSSVVSVVSDCEDSSGRPAKRQHLIPPEVLVPLSMKSTSSYSTQATDKQNNQWSVNNGNESFQFIIPEGRVHGGGLMSLLGGNLSNFVHGV is encoded by the coding sequence ATGGATATGAATGAAAAGGGGTTCTCTTACTCTAATGACTTTCCTAGTAATGATAACTTTGGTGATACCGCTTTGAGATTGGACTGTCTTGGCTATGGAAGGAGCAATGGTTCCCAAATTTTGAATACATCAATGACTCTGGATGGTGGTTGCAGACTGTTACTTGGATTGGGCCCAACACCAAGGGCATATTCAGAAGATAAACAGACAAAAGGATTATCTTCATCATTGTTCCAAGGGGTGTCAGGTGATGATGATTCAATCTTGAAATTGGGACTTTCTGGAGAAAATAGAAATTTGTTTGGATCTCTTGAATTTTCATCTTCAACAAATACTGATTTGAATTCACATCTTTTCACATGTCAAGTATCTGCAGCTGACCCTAAATACACTATTCCTGTGGCTGATGAGGGCTCCACGTCTGCTAAGCAATCAGGTGGTTATATGTCGTCTCTTCTTTTGGGTCCTAAAAGTGTTTGCAAACTACCCCCGGTGCAGTTGTGGGATGCTTTTGATATTGGCTCTAAATCCCCCTCTGAACCATCTCAGTTTGTTTCGGAGCCTTCTAATGCAACAAGCTGCACTGCGGGTACTATATCTGAGAATTCGGCTACTCTTACATCTGTGGAAAATAGACCACATAATACAAAAAGATGCCGTTTTATGGGATGTACAAAAGGAGCTCGAGGAGCAACGGGTTTATGCATTGGTCATGGTGGTGGCCAGAGATGCCAAAAACCTGGCTGTAACAAAGGTGCAGAAAGCCGTACTGCGTACTGCAAGTCCCATGGAGGAGGCAGGAGATGCCAGCATTTAGGATGCACTAAAAGTGCTGAGGGAAAGACCGATTACTGCATTGCTCATGGTGGGGGCCATCGATGTGGTTATCCTGGAGGTTGCTCTAAAGCAGCACGTGGTAAATCAGGGCTTTGTATTCGTCATGGTGGAGGTAAAAGATGTAAGGTGGAAGGATGCACTAGAAGTGCTGAAGGCCGTGCTGGTCTTTGCATCTCTCATGGAGGTGGTAGGCGTTGCCAATTTCTAAATTGTACGAAGGGTGCTCAAGGCAGCACTATGTTCTGCAAAGCACATGGAGGGGGTAAGCGATGCATATTTGCTGGTTGTACGAAGGGTGCTGAGGGGAGCACTCCATTGTGCAAAGGACATGGTGGTGGTAAGAGATGTATGTTTGAAGGTGGTGGGATCTGTCCCAAGAGTGTTCATGGAGGCACAAACTTCTGTGTTGCTCATGGAGGTGGGAAGAGGTGTTCTGTTCCTGGATGCACAAAGAGTGCACGCGGCCGCACAGATTGCTGTGTGAGGCATGGTGGTGGGAAGCGATGCAAAGTTGAAAACTGTGGGAAGAGTGCCCAAGGGAGCACCGACTTCTGCAAAGCCCATGGAGGTGGGAAACGGTGCAGCTGGAGTCTTGGCAAATGTGACAAGTTTGCTCGCGGTAGAAGTGGGCTATGTGCAGCCCACAGTAGCATGGTTCAGGATAGAGAAAACAGGCGAGGCATAATTGCAGCTGGTTTGTTCCATGGGCTTGTGTCAACGACTTCTTCAACTATTGCGAGTAGCCTGGACAACAAGAATTCTTCTTCGGTAGTGAGTGTTGTATCTGATTGTGAAGATTCATCAGGAAGGCCAGCTAAAAGGCAGCATCTTATCCCCCCAGAGGTTCTAGTTCCCCTGTCAATGAAATCTACCTCATCTTATTCAACGCAGGCAACGGATAAACAGAACAATCAATGGAGTGTTAATAACGGAAATGAAagttttcaatttataattCCCGAGGGTAGAGTCCATGGTGGAGGCCTTATGTCATTGCTCGGTGGAAATCTTAGTAATTTCGTGCATGGGGTATGA
- the LOC130824459 gene encoding beta-xylosidase/alpha-L-arabinofuranosidase 2 codes for MAFPQKKHSVFPLLPSFPCFTTIIYITLHCVSISTIINGQSLGPVFACDPTSNASLSTLGFCDTSKGVDERVADLVGRLTLQEKIGYLISGSASVSRLGIPKYEWWSEALHGVSYVGPGTRFSNLVPGATSFPQVITTAASFNTSLFQAIGKVVSNEARAMYNVGLAGLTYWSPNVNIFRDPRWGRGQETPGEDPLLSSKYGSSYVTGLQHSDDADPNKLKVAACCKHYTAYDVDNWKGVDRYHFNAVVTQQDLDDTYQPPFKSCVVDGNVASVMCSYNKVNGKPTCADPDLLSGVIRGQWKLNGYIVTDCDSIDVLYNSQHYTSTPEAAAAQSILAGVDLNCGYFLSQHTQAAVDKGLVKETDIDKAISNNFATLMRLGFFDGNPSKRLYGNLGPKDVCTPENQELALDAARQGIVLLKNSAGSLPFSAANIKSLAVIGPNANVTKTMIGNYEGTPCKYTTPLQGLSAYTSTTYQAGCSNVACATALVDEAKQIASTADATILIMGADQSIEAESRDRVDLYLPGQQPLLVSAVANVSKGPVVLVIMSGGGMDITFAHNNDKISSILWVGYPGQAGGAALADIIFGAYNPSGRLPMTWYPQAYADKVPMTNMNMRPDPATGYPGRSYRFYTGETVYNFGDGLSYSDFTHHLVKAPTKVSIPLQEDHVCHSSTCKSVDAVGQHCQNLSFDVSIKVRNNGTMAGRHTVFLFSSPPSIHNSPRKHLLGFEKIFLREKAEDMVVFNVDACKHLSVVDEEGNRKVALGVHQLHVGNLKHKFNVGI; via the exons ATGGCCTTCCCACAAAAAAAACACTCTGTTTTTCCTCTTCTTCCCTCCTTCCCCTGTTTTACCACAATCATATACATTACATTACATTGTGTATCCATCTCAACCATAATCAACGGGCAATCGTTGGGCCCGGTTTTTGCCTGCGACCCGACGAGCAATGCCTCATTATCCACCCTTGGATTCTGCGACACATCCAAGGGTGTGGATGAAAGAGTAGCAGATTTGGTTGGAAGATTAACATTACAGGAGAAAATTGGGTATTTAATAAGTGGATCAGCAAGTGTAAGTAGACTTGGGATACCTAAATATGAATGGTGGTCTGAAGCTTTACATGGAGTTTCTTATGTGGGCCCGGGTACCCGTTTTTCTAATCTGGTTCCGGGTGCTACTAGTTTTCCTCAAGTTATTACTACTGCTGCTTCTTTTAATACTTCTCTTTTTCAAGCTATTGGAAAG GTAGTATCAAATGAAGCAAGGGCAATGTACAATGTTGGGTTGGCAGGATTGACATATTGGTCTCCAAATGTAAACATCTTTAGGGATCCAAGATGGGGAAGAGGACAAGAAACTCCAGGGGAGGACCCACTTCTTTCAAGTAAATATGGATCTTCATATGTTACAGGCCTACAACATAGTGATGATGCTGATCCAAACAAGCTCAAAGTTGCTGCTTGTTGTAAACATTACACTGCTTATGATGTCGATAATTGGAAAGGCGTCGATCGATACCATTTCAATGCCGTG GTGACTCAACAAGATTTGGATGATACATATCAACCACCATTCAAAAGTTGTGTAGTAGATGGGAATGTTGCAAGTGTTATGTGCTCCTACAACAAAGTCAATGGCAAGCCAACCTGTGCTGATCCCGACCTTCTTTCTGGAGTTATCCGAGGCCAATGGAAGTTAAACGG CTACATCGTTACAGATTGTGATTCTATAGATGTTCTGTACAATTCTCAGCACTACACCAGCACTCCAGAAGCTGCTGCTGCACAATCTATTTTAGCAG GGGTAGACCTTAACTGTGGGTACTTCCTTTCCCAGCACACACAAGCTGCAGTAGACAAAGGGTTAGTCAAGGAAACAGACATCGACAAAGCCATATCGAACAATTTTGCTACGTTAATGAGACTTGGTTTCTTCGATGGGAACCCTAGTAAAAGACTATATGGGAACCTCGGTCCTAAAGACGTGTGCACCCCCGAAAACCAAGAGCTAGCTCTTGATGCTGCAAGACAAGGAATTGTTCTACTCAAGAATAGTGCAGGAAGTCTGCCATTTTCTGCTGCCAATATCAAGTCACTTGCTGTTATTGGACCGAATGCGAATGTTACCAAGACAATGATTGGGAATTACGAAG GCACGCCGTGCAAGTACACAACGCCTCTACAAGGTCTTTCTGCGTACACTTCAACAACATACCAAGCCGGTTGCTCTAACGTAGCATGTGCTACAGCTCTAGTTGATGAAGCAAAACAGATAGCATCCACTGCAGATGCTACAATTCTGATTATGGGCGCCGATCAATCAATTGAAGCAGAGAGTCGAGACAGAGTCGATCTGTACCTTCCAGGACAGCAACCACTGCTAGTTTCAGCAGTAGCAAACGTTTCCAAGGGGCCTGTGGTTCTGGTAATTATGTCTGGTGGTGGTATGGACATAACCTTTGCACATAACAATGACAAAATCAGCAGCATACTGTGGGTTGGTTATCCTGGTCAAGCAGGTGGTGCAGCTCTTGCCGATATTATTTTTGGCGCTTACAATCCAA GTGGAAGACTACCTATGACATGGTATCCACAGGCCTATGCAGACAAAGTACCAATGACCAACATGAACATGAGACCAGACCCTGCAACTGGGTACCCAGGGAGGAGCTACAGGTTCTACACTGGAGAAACCGTCTACAATTTCGGGGATGGCTTAAGTTACTCGGACTTCACCCACCACCTTGTTAAGGCACCCACTAAAGTCTCAATTCCCTTGCAAGAAGACCACGTTTGCCATTCTTCGACCTGCAAGTCAGTTGATGCTGTTGGACAACATTGTCAAAACTTAAGCTTTGATGTCAGCATTAAAGTTAGAAATAACGGAACTATGGCAGGAAGACATACGGTTTTCCTCTTCTCGTCTCCTCCGTCTATTCACAATTCTCCTCGGAAACACTTGCTTGGTTTCGAGAAGATTTTCTTGCGTGAGAAAGCAGAAGACATGGTCGTTTTTAACGTGGACGCTTGCAAACATTTGAGCGTTGTTGACGAAGAAGGTAACCGTAAGGTGGCTTTGGGAGTTCATCAACTACATGTTGGCAACTTGAAGCACAAATTCAATGTCGGGATCTAA
- the LOC130824166 gene encoding transcription factor AS1-like, whose protein sequence is MKERQRWTAEEDSLLAAYVKQFGPREWHLVSQRMNTTLDRDAKSCLERWKNYLKPGIKKGSLTEEEQRLVIRLQAKHGNKWKKIAAEVPGRTAKRLGKWWEVYKEKQQRANKETTKCLDPIEEGKYDHILETFAEKLVKERAPSGPSYFMAASNGGFLHSSDHPPPTVPASPNVASTTTMLPPWLSTSYGGRPPSSPSVTLSLASTTVPVPTPTTVGWLPQERGLHNIDDSALTLGCLPSCPGGLPEQMLMSELMDSCRELEEGHRALTAHKKEAAWRLKRVELQLESEKGSRKREKTEEIEAKINALREEQKASMERIEAEYREQLAGLRRDAEAKEQKLAEQWAAKHTRITKLLEQIACRTRIPEPN, encoded by the coding sequence ATGAAGGAGCGGCAGCGTTGGACTGCTGAGGAGGACTCTCTATTAGCTGCGTACGTTAAGCAATTCGGTCCTAGAGAATGGCACCTCGTCTCCCAACGAATGAACACAACCCTTGATAGGGATGCAAAATCATGTCTAGAGAGGTGGAAGAATTACCTCAAACCGGGTATTAAGAAAGGCTCGCTTACTGAGGAAGAACAACGGCTTGTTATTCGTCTGCAAGCAAAGCACGGTAATAAATGGAAGAAGATCGCTGCTGAGGTTCCTGGGCGTACCGCTAAAAGGCTCGGCAAGTGGTGGGAggtttacaaagaaaaacaacaaCGGGCCAACAAGGAAACTACCAAGTGTTTGGACCCTATCGAAGAGGGCAAGTACGATCATATATTGGAAACGTTTGCTGAGAAGCTAGTGAAAGAACGTGCACCTTCAGGACCCTCGTATTTTATGGCAGCTTCAAACGGGGGGTTTTTACATAGTAGTGATCACCCGCCTCCTACGGTGCCTGCCTCGCCAAATGTGGCTTCGACTACCACCATGCTCCCACCTTGGCTTTCAACTTCGTATGGAGGGCGGCCGCCTTCTTCGCCTTCCGTTACCTTGAGTCTTGCATCCACGACTGTACCTGTGCCAACCCCGACTACAGTGGGTTGGCTTCCACAAGAAAGGGGGCTCCACAACATTGATGATTCCGCTCTTACTTTGGGCTGCTTGCCATCTTGTCCCGGGGGACTTCCCGAGCAGATGCTAATGTCGGAACTCATGGATTCTTGTAGGGAACTAGAGGAAGGTCATCGAGCTTTGACAGCTCATAAGAAAGAAGCTGCGTGGAGACTGAAGAGGGTGGAGCTTCAACTCGAGTCTGAGAAGGGAAGTCGGAAAAGGGAGAAAACCGAAGAGATTGAGGCAAAGATAAATGCTCTTAGAGAAGAGCAGAAGGCTAGTATGGAGAGAATCGAGGCAGAGTACCGAGAGCAACTCGCTGGGTTACGAAGAGATGCTGAAGCTAAAGAGCAGAAACTTGCCGAGCAATGGGCTGCAAAGCACACGAGAATTACTAAGTTGCTTGAGCAGATAGCGTGTAGGACCCGAATTCCTGAGCCAAATTGA